In the genome of Triticum urartu cultivar G1812 chromosome 5, Tu2.1, whole genome shotgun sequence, one region contains:
- the LOC125510813 gene encoding protein PELPK1-like: protein MASTPTSFVAVALLMAVMLSTCGAARLLADIPALPEPTLPALPLVVPTVPAVPGGVVPTVPEVPTVPLPTVPSGVVPTIPTVPTVPEVPTVPTVPGVPAVPLPTVPGGVVPTVPTVPTVPEVPTVPTVPGVPAVPLPTVPAVPTIPTVPAVPGVPTVPLPAAPGAVVPTVPTVPGVPTLPLPSMPSIPGDLPMVPVPLPPVPSIPGDLPKLPVPLPPLPSLPDLPKVPLPPMPSIPGVPKIPLPSVPGVPAVP, encoded by the coding sequence ATGGCCTCCACGCCGACGAGCTTCGTGGCCGTGGCGCTCCTCATGGCCGTCATGCTCAGCACGTGCGGTGCTGCGCGCCTCCTCGCCGACATCCCGGCCTTGCCCGAACCGACGCTGCCGGCCTTGCCCCTGGTCGTTCCCACGGTCCCTGCCGTGCCAGGCGGCGTCGTGCCCACCGTGCCGGAAGTGCCGACGGTGCCGCTGCCAACAGTACCCAGCGGCGTCGTGCCAACCATCCCGACGGTTCCCACCGTGCCGGAGGTGCCGACGGTGCCCACCGTGCCAGGTGTGCCGGCGGTGCCGCTGCCAACAGTACCCGGCGGCGTGGTGCCGACCGTCCCGACGGTTCCCACCGTGCCGGAGGTGCCGACGGTGCCCACTGTGCCAGGTGTGCCGGCGGTGCCGCTGCCAACAGTACCCGCCGTGCCGACCATCCCGACAGTTCCCGCCGTGCCAGGCGTGCCGACGGTGCCGCTGCCGGCAGCACCCGGCGCCGTCGTGCCCACAGTGCCAACCGTGCCAGGCGTGCCAACGTTGCCTCTGCCGTCGATGCCGTCCATCCCCGGTGACCTGCCCATGGTACCAGTGCCATTACCACCGGTTCCGTCCATCCCCGGCGACCTGCCCAAGCTGCCGGTGCCTCTGCCGCCTCTGCCGTCCCTTCCCGACCTGCCCAAGGTGCCACTGCCGCCGATGCCGTCCATCCCTGGCGTGCCTAAGATACCACTGCCGTCTGTTCCGGGTGTGCCGGCCGTGCCGTAG